One genomic region from Populus nigra chromosome 8, ddPopNigr1.1, whole genome shotgun sequence encodes:
- the LOC133701734 gene encoding cuscuta receptor 1-like isoform X2 has product MMMKRVGAWMLLALLAFVGEWSGSCYGCLEEERIGLLEIKALMDPDGVSLRDWVDSSNCCEWHRIECDNTTRRVVRLSLWDARDFRLGDWVLNASFFQPFKELQSLELEFNGLVGCLENEGFEVLSSKLRNLDLSDNRFDKNDKSILSCFNGLSILRSLDLSYNELTAGSGGLKVLSSRLKKLENLHLRGNQYNDTVFPSLTGFSSLKSLDLSYNELTGSGFKVLSSRLKKLENLDLSENQCNDSIFPSLTGFSSLKSLDLSNNQLTGSINSFEIISSHLGKLENLDLSYNIFNDSILSHLSGLSSLKSLNLSGNMLLGSTAVNGSRKLDFLQSLRSLPSLKTLSLKDTNLSQGTFFNLSTLEELHLDNTSLPINFLQNIGALPALKVLSVGECDLHGTLPAQGWCELKNLKQLDLFRNNLGGSLPDCLGNLSSLQLLDVSENQFTGNIASGPLTNLISLEFLSLSNNLFEVPISIKPFLNHSSLKFFSSENNRLVTEPAAFDNLIPKFQLVFFRLSSRPTSEAFNVDIPDFLYYQYDLITLDLSHNNITGMFPSWLLKNNTRLEQLYLSDNSFVGTLQLQDHPYLNLAELDISNNNMNGQISKDICLIFQNLWTLRMAKNGFTGCIPSCLGNISSLSFLDLSNNQLSTVQLEQLTTIWVLKLSNNNLGGQIPTSVFNYSRLNFLYLSGNNFWGKISDFPLHGWKVWNVLDLSNNQFSGMLPRSFVNFSNLGVIDLSRNHFKGPIPRDFCKFDQLEYLDFSENNLSGYIPSCFSPPQITHVHLSKNGLSGPLTYGFYNSSSLVTMDLQENSFTGSIPNWIRNLSSLSVLLLRANHFDGELPIQLCLLEQLSILDVSHNQLSGPLPSCLGNLTFKESYQKAILGVGYGIVSTPEKAYYETIGPPLVDSVYNLRNFVLLNFTEEVTEFTTKNMYYGYKGKVLSYMSGIDLSNNNFIGAIPPEFGNLSEILSLNLSHNNLTGSIPATFSNLKQIESLDLSYNNLNGVIPPQLTEVTTLEVFSVAYNNLSGKTPERKYQFGTFDESCYKGNPFMCGPPLRNNCSEEAVSSQPGPKDEQGDDGFIDMEFFYISFGVCYTVVVMTIAAVLYINPFWRRRWLFFIEDCIDTYYYFVVASFCKFSNFRT; this is encoded by the exons ATGATGATGAAAAGAGTGGGGGCTTGGATGTTGCTAGCATTATTGGCTTTCGTTGGCGAATGGTCTGGTAGTTGTTATGGGTGTTTGGAGGAAGAGAGGATTGGTCTCTTGGAGATCAAAGCTTTGATGGACCCAGATGGCGTTTCCTTGAGAGATTGGGTGGACAGTAGTAATTGTTGTGAGTGGCATAGGATCGAGTGTGATAACACTACAAGGCGAGTGGTCCGACTCTCTCTTTGGGACGCAAGGGATTTCCGCTTGGGCGATTGGGTTCTCAACGCATCTTTCTTTCAGCCTTTTAAAGAATTGCAAAGTCTTGAATTGGAATTTAATGGATTGGTTGGTTGCTTGGAGAATGAAG GCTTCGAAGTCCTATCATCAAAACTGAGGAATCTTGACCTGAGTGATAACCGAtttgataaaaatgataaaagcaTTTTGTCATGTTTCAATGGGCTTTCCATTCTCAGGTCTTTAGATCTATCATATAATGAGTTGACAGCTGGATCAGGAG GTCTCAAAGTCTTGTCATCAAGGTTGAAAAAGCTGGAGAACCTTCATCTAAGGGGGAATCAATACAACGATACCGTTTTTCCATCTCTAACTGGATTTTCATCCCTCAAGTCTTTGGATCTGTCGTACAATGAGTTGACAGGATCAG GTTTCAAAGTCTTGTCATCAAGGTTGAAAAAGCTGGAGAACCTTGACCTGAGTGAGAATCAATGCAACGATAGCATTTTTCCATCTCTAACTGGATTTTCATCCCTCAAGTCTTTGGATCTGTCAAACAATCAGCTGACAGGATCTATCAATA GTTTTGAGATCATATCATCACATTTGGGGAAACTCGAGAACCTGGACCTGAGCTATAATATATTCAACGACAGCATTTTATCACATCTGAGTGGACTTTCATCCCTCAAGTCTTTAAATTTATCAGGCAATATGTTGCTAGGATCGACGGCTGTCAATG GTTCAAGGAAGCTGGACTTCCTGCAGTCATTGCGTTCATTGCCATCCCTGAAGACCCTTTCTCTCAAGGATACTAATTTAAGTCAAG gAACTTTCTTCAATTTAAGCACCCTTGAAGAATTGCATCTAGATAATACTTCTCTCCCAATAAACTTTCTCCAGAACATTGGAGCATTGCCTGCTCTTAAAGTTTTGTCTGTTGGTGAATGTGACCTCCATGGCACCCTACCTGCTCAAG GTTGGTGTGAATTGAAGAATCTGAAGCAGTTAGATCTCTTTAGAAATAATTTAGGAGGTTCACTCCCAGATTGTTTGGGGAACTTGTCATCTTTACAACTATTAGATGTTTCTGAAAACCAGTTTACTGGAAATATTGCCTCCGGTCCTCTTACCAACCTCATATCCCTTGAATTCCTCTCACTATCAAATAACCTCTTTGAAGTTCCCATTTCAATAAAGCCTTTCTTGAACCACTCAAGCCTCAAGTTCTTCTCTAGTGAGAACAACAGACTAGTAACAGAACCCGCTGCCTTTGATAATTTGATTCCCAAGTTCCAACTAGTCTTTTTCCGCTTGTCAAGTAGGCCAACATCAGAAGCATTCAATGTAGATATTCCTGACTTTCTCTATTACCAATACGACTTAATAACCCTTGATCTCTCCCACAACAACATCACCGGAATGTTTCCTTCGTGGTTGCTTAAGAACAATACACGATTGGAGCAACTATATCTGAGCGACAACTCCTTTGTTGGTACTTTACAGTTGCAAGATCACCCATATTTGAATTTGGCCGAATTAGATATTTCCAACAATAACATGAACGGTCAAATTTCaaaagatatttgtttaatctttcaaaatctATGGACCTTAAGGATGGCTAAGAATGGATTCACAGGTTGTATTCCTTCTTGTTTAGGAAATATTAGCTCTCTTTCATTTTTAGATTTATCCAACAATCAATTGTCTACAGTACAACTAGAACAACTAACAACAATATGGGTTCTCAAGCTGTCAAACAACAATTTGGGTGGGCAAATACCGACCTCGGTGTTCAATTATTCTCGCCTGAATTTTCTTTACCTAAGTGGTAACAACTTTTGGGGTAAGATATCAGATTTTCCATTACATGGGTGGAAAGTATGGAATGTATTAGATTTGAGTAACAATCAATTTTCAGGCATGCTTCCAAGGAGCTTCGTTAATTTTTCGAACCTTGGAGTAATTGATTTGTCCAGAAACCATTTTAAGGGTCCGATCCCAAGAGACTTTTGTAAGTTTGACCAGCTTGAATATTTGGACTTTTCTGAGAACAACTTGTCTGGATATATACCATCTTGTTTTAGTCCACCACAAATAACCCATGTGCATCTATCCAAAAATGGATTGAGTGGTCCATTAACATATGGATTTTATAACAGCTCTTCCCTGGTTACAATGGATCTTCAAGAAAACAGCTTCACCGGCTCCATTCCAAATTGGATTCGCAATCTTTCATCATTGAGTGTTCTTCTTCTGAGGGCTAATCATTTTGATGGTGAGCTCCCTATTCAGTTATGCTTGTTAGAACAATTAAGCATTTTGGATGTTTCACACAACCAGCTCTCTGGTCCACTACCCTCCTGTTTAGGCAATCTTACTTTCAAGGAAAGTTACCAGAAAGCGATATTGGGAGTCGGATATGGTATTGTATCAACGCCAGAAAAAGCTTATTATGAAACAATAGGCCCACCACTAGTGGATAGTGTGTACAACctgagaaattttgttttgcttaacTTTACAGAAGAAGTGACAGAATTTACAactaaaaatatgtattatggATACAAGGGGAAAGTTCTCAGCTACATGTCTGGTATTGATCTCTCCAACAACAACTTCATAGGAGCAATCCCACCAGAATTTGGAAACTTAAGTGAGATACTGTCCTTAAACTTATCACATAACAATCTCACTGGATCTATCCCTGCAACATTCTCAAACCTAAAGCAGATTGAGAGTTTGGATCTTTCTTACAACAATTTGAATGGTGTCATCCCTCCACAACTTACTGAAGTTACCACACTGGAAGTTTTTAGTGTGGCATATAATAACTTGTCAGGTAAGACACCTGAGAGAAAATATCAGTTTGGGACCTTCGATGAAAGCTGTTACAAAGGAAATCCTTTCATGTGTGGACCCCCATTGCGAAACAATTGTAGTGAGGAAGCAGTGTCGTCACAGCCAGGGCCTAAGGATGAACAAGGAGATGATGGTTTCATAGACATGGAGTTTTTCTACATCAGTTTCGGTGTATGTTACACAGTTGTGGTGATGACAATTGCAGCAGTTCTCTACATCAATCCATTTTGGCGACGCAGGTGGTTGTTCTTCATCGAAGACTGCATAGATACTTACTACTATTTTGTGGTGGCTAGTTTTTGCAAGTTCTCCAACTTCAGAACATGA
- the LOC133701734 gene encoding cuscuta receptor 1-like isoform X3, protein MVMDYLDIEEIKREKVSKTYMDRLLFLFCFKVLSSRLKKLENLDLSENQCNDSIFPSLTGFSSLKSLDLSNNQLTGSINSFEIISSHLGKLENLDLSYNIFNDSILSHLSGLSSLKSLNLSGNMLLGSTAVNGSRKLDFLQSLRSLPSLKTLSLKDTNLSQGTFFNLSTLEELHLDNTSLPINFLQNIGALPALKVLSVGECDLHGTLPAQGWCELKNLKQLDLFRNNLGGSLPDCLGNLSSLQLLDVSENQFTGNIASGPLTNLISLEFLSLSNNLFEVPISIKPFLNHSSLKFFSSENNRLVTEPAAFDNLIPKFQLVFFRLSSRPTSEAFNVDIPDFLYYQYDLITLDLSHNNITGMFPSWLLKNNTRLEQLYLSDNSFVGTLQLQDHPYLNLAELDISNNNMNGQISKDICLIFQNLWTLRMAKNGFTGCIPSCLGNISSLSFLDLSNNQLSTVQLEQLTTIWVLKLSNNNLGGQIPTSVFNYSRLNFLYLSGNNFWGKISDFPLHGWKVWNVLDLSNNQFSGMLPRSFVNFSNLGVIDLSRNHFKGPIPRDFCKFDQLEYLDFSENNLSGYIPSCFSPPQITHVHLSKNGLSGPLTYGFYNSSSLVTMDLQENSFTGSIPNWIRNLSSLSVLLLRANHFDGELPIQLCLLEQLSILDVSHNQLSGPLPSCLGNLTFKESYQKAILGVGYGIVSTPEKAYYETIGPPLVDSVYNLRNFVLLNFTEEVTEFTTKNMYYGYKGKVLSYMSGIDLSNNNFIGAIPPEFGNLSEILSLNLSHNNLTGSIPATFSNLKQIESLDLSYNNLNGVIPPQLTEVTTLEVFSVAYNNLSGKTPERKYQFGTFDESCYKGNPFMCGPPLRNNCSEEAVSSQPGPKDEQGDDGFIDMEFFYISFGVCYTVVVMTIAAVLYINPFWRRRWLFFIEDCIDTYYYFVVASFCKFSNFRT, encoded by the exons ATGGTAATGGATTATTTGGACATAGAAGAAATAAAACGTGAAAAAGTTTCTAAAACTTACATGGATCgattattattcttgtttt GTTTCAAAGTCTTGTCATCAAGGTTGAAAAAGCTGGAGAACCTTGACCTGAGTGAGAATCAATGCAACGATAGCATTTTTCCATCTCTAACTGGATTTTCATCCCTCAAGTCTTTGGATCTGTCAAACAATCAGCTGACAGGATCTATCAATA GTTTTGAGATCATATCATCACATTTGGGGAAACTCGAGAACCTGGACCTGAGCTATAATATATTCAACGACAGCATTTTATCACATCTGAGTGGACTTTCATCCCTCAAGTCTTTAAATTTATCAGGCAATATGTTGCTAGGATCGACGGCTGTCAATG GTTCAAGGAAGCTGGACTTCCTGCAGTCATTGCGTTCATTGCCATCCCTGAAGACCCTTTCTCTCAAGGATACTAATTTAAGTCAAG gAACTTTCTTCAATTTAAGCACCCTTGAAGAATTGCATCTAGATAATACTTCTCTCCCAATAAACTTTCTCCAGAACATTGGAGCATTGCCTGCTCTTAAAGTTTTGTCTGTTGGTGAATGTGACCTCCATGGCACCCTACCTGCTCAAG GTTGGTGTGAATTGAAGAATCTGAAGCAGTTAGATCTCTTTAGAAATAATTTAGGAGGTTCACTCCCAGATTGTTTGGGGAACTTGTCATCTTTACAACTATTAGATGTTTCTGAAAACCAGTTTACTGGAAATATTGCCTCCGGTCCTCTTACCAACCTCATATCCCTTGAATTCCTCTCACTATCAAATAACCTCTTTGAAGTTCCCATTTCAATAAAGCCTTTCTTGAACCACTCAAGCCTCAAGTTCTTCTCTAGTGAGAACAACAGACTAGTAACAGAACCCGCTGCCTTTGATAATTTGATTCCCAAGTTCCAACTAGTCTTTTTCCGCTTGTCAAGTAGGCCAACATCAGAAGCATTCAATGTAGATATTCCTGACTTTCTCTATTACCAATACGACTTAATAACCCTTGATCTCTCCCACAACAACATCACCGGAATGTTTCCTTCGTGGTTGCTTAAGAACAATACACGATTGGAGCAACTATATCTGAGCGACAACTCCTTTGTTGGTACTTTACAGTTGCAAGATCACCCATATTTGAATTTGGCCGAATTAGATATTTCCAACAATAACATGAACGGTCAAATTTCaaaagatatttgtttaatctttcaaaatctATGGACCTTAAGGATGGCTAAGAATGGATTCACAGGTTGTATTCCTTCTTGTTTAGGAAATATTAGCTCTCTTTCATTTTTAGATTTATCCAACAATCAATTGTCTACAGTACAACTAGAACAACTAACAACAATATGGGTTCTCAAGCTGTCAAACAACAATTTGGGTGGGCAAATACCGACCTCGGTGTTCAATTATTCTCGCCTGAATTTTCTTTACCTAAGTGGTAACAACTTTTGGGGTAAGATATCAGATTTTCCATTACATGGGTGGAAAGTATGGAATGTATTAGATTTGAGTAACAATCAATTTTCAGGCATGCTTCCAAGGAGCTTCGTTAATTTTTCGAACCTTGGAGTAATTGATTTGTCCAGAAACCATTTTAAGGGTCCGATCCCAAGAGACTTTTGTAAGTTTGACCAGCTTGAATATTTGGACTTTTCTGAGAACAACTTGTCTGGATATATACCATCTTGTTTTAGTCCACCACAAATAACCCATGTGCATCTATCCAAAAATGGATTGAGTGGTCCATTAACATATGGATTTTATAACAGCTCTTCCCTGGTTACAATGGATCTTCAAGAAAACAGCTTCACCGGCTCCATTCCAAATTGGATTCGCAATCTTTCATCATTGAGTGTTCTTCTTCTGAGGGCTAATCATTTTGATGGTGAGCTCCCTATTCAGTTATGCTTGTTAGAACAATTAAGCATTTTGGATGTTTCACACAACCAGCTCTCTGGTCCACTACCCTCCTGTTTAGGCAATCTTACTTTCAAGGAAAGTTACCAGAAAGCGATATTGGGAGTCGGATATGGTATTGTATCAACGCCAGAAAAAGCTTATTATGAAACAATAGGCCCACCACTAGTGGATAGTGTGTACAACctgagaaattttgttttgcttaacTTTACAGAAGAAGTGACAGAATTTACAactaaaaatatgtattatggATACAAGGGGAAAGTTCTCAGCTACATGTCTGGTATTGATCTCTCCAACAACAACTTCATAGGAGCAATCCCACCAGAATTTGGAAACTTAAGTGAGATACTGTCCTTAAACTTATCACATAACAATCTCACTGGATCTATCCCTGCAACATTCTCAAACCTAAAGCAGATTGAGAGTTTGGATCTTTCTTACAACAATTTGAATGGTGTCATCCCTCCACAACTTACTGAAGTTACCACACTGGAAGTTTTTAGTGTGGCATATAATAACTTGTCAGGTAAGACACCTGAGAGAAAATATCAGTTTGGGACCTTCGATGAAAGCTGTTACAAAGGAAATCCTTTCATGTGTGGACCCCCATTGCGAAACAATTGTAGTGAGGAAGCAGTGTCGTCACAGCCAGGGCCTAAGGATGAACAAGGAGATGATGGTTTCATAGACATGGAGTTTTTCTACATCAGTTTCGGTGTATGTTACACAGTTGTGGTGATGACAATTGCAGCAGTTCTCTACATCAATCCATTTTGGCGACGCAGGTGGTTGTTCTTCATCGAAGACTGCATAGATACTTACTACTATTTTGTGGTGGCTAGTTTTTGCAAGTTCTCCAACTTCAGAACATGA
- the LOC133701734 gene encoding cuscuta receptor 1-like isoform X1, producing the protein MMMKRVGAWMLLALLAFVGEWSGSCYGCLEEERIGLLEIKALMDPDGVSLRDWVDSSNCCEWHRIECDNTTRRVVRLSLWDARDFRLGDWVLNASFFQPFKELQSLELEFNGLVGCLENEGFEVLSSKLRNLDLSDNRFDKNDKSILSCFNGLSILRSLDLSYNELTAGSGGSFYGLKVLSSRLKKLENLHLRGNQYNDTVFPSLTGFSSLKSLDLSYNELTGSGFKVLSSRLKKLENLDLSENQCNDSIFPSLTGFSSLKSLDLSNNQLTGSINSFEIISSHLGKLENLDLSYNIFNDSILSHLSGLSSLKSLNLSGNMLLGSTAVNGSRKLDFLQSLRSLPSLKTLSLKDTNLSQGTFFNLSTLEELHLDNTSLPINFLQNIGALPALKVLSVGECDLHGTLPAQGWCELKNLKQLDLFRNNLGGSLPDCLGNLSSLQLLDVSENQFTGNIASGPLTNLISLEFLSLSNNLFEVPISIKPFLNHSSLKFFSSENNRLVTEPAAFDNLIPKFQLVFFRLSSRPTSEAFNVDIPDFLYYQYDLITLDLSHNNITGMFPSWLLKNNTRLEQLYLSDNSFVGTLQLQDHPYLNLAELDISNNNMNGQISKDICLIFQNLWTLRMAKNGFTGCIPSCLGNISSLSFLDLSNNQLSTVQLEQLTTIWVLKLSNNNLGGQIPTSVFNYSRLNFLYLSGNNFWGKISDFPLHGWKVWNVLDLSNNQFSGMLPRSFVNFSNLGVIDLSRNHFKGPIPRDFCKFDQLEYLDFSENNLSGYIPSCFSPPQITHVHLSKNGLSGPLTYGFYNSSSLVTMDLQENSFTGSIPNWIRNLSSLSVLLLRANHFDGELPIQLCLLEQLSILDVSHNQLSGPLPSCLGNLTFKESYQKAILGVGYGIVSTPEKAYYETIGPPLVDSVYNLRNFVLLNFTEEVTEFTTKNMYYGYKGKVLSYMSGIDLSNNNFIGAIPPEFGNLSEILSLNLSHNNLTGSIPATFSNLKQIESLDLSYNNLNGVIPPQLTEVTTLEVFSVAYNNLSGKTPERKYQFGTFDESCYKGNPFMCGPPLRNNCSEEAVSSQPGPKDEQGDDGFIDMEFFYISFGVCYTVVVMTIAAVLYINPFWRRRWLFFIEDCIDTYYYFVVASFCKFSNFRT; encoded by the exons ATGATGATGAAAAGAGTGGGGGCTTGGATGTTGCTAGCATTATTGGCTTTCGTTGGCGAATGGTCTGGTAGTTGTTATGGGTGTTTGGAGGAAGAGAGGATTGGTCTCTTGGAGATCAAAGCTTTGATGGACCCAGATGGCGTTTCCTTGAGAGATTGGGTGGACAGTAGTAATTGTTGTGAGTGGCATAGGATCGAGTGTGATAACACTACAAGGCGAGTGGTCCGACTCTCTCTTTGGGACGCAAGGGATTTCCGCTTGGGCGATTGGGTTCTCAACGCATCTTTCTTTCAGCCTTTTAAAGAATTGCAAAGTCTTGAATTGGAATTTAATGGATTGGTTGGTTGCTTGGAGAATGAAG GCTTCGAAGTCCTATCATCAAAACTGAGGAATCTTGACCTGAGTGATAACCGAtttgataaaaatgataaaagcaTTTTGTCATGTTTCAATGGGCTTTCCATTCTCAGGTCTTTAGATCTATCATATAATGAGTTGACAGCTGGATCAGGAGGTAGCTTCTATG GTCTCAAAGTCTTGTCATCAAGGTTGAAAAAGCTGGAGAACCTTCATCTAAGGGGGAATCAATACAACGATACCGTTTTTCCATCTCTAACTGGATTTTCATCCCTCAAGTCTTTGGATCTGTCGTACAATGAGTTGACAGGATCAG GTTTCAAAGTCTTGTCATCAAGGTTGAAAAAGCTGGAGAACCTTGACCTGAGTGAGAATCAATGCAACGATAGCATTTTTCCATCTCTAACTGGATTTTCATCCCTCAAGTCTTTGGATCTGTCAAACAATCAGCTGACAGGATCTATCAATA GTTTTGAGATCATATCATCACATTTGGGGAAACTCGAGAACCTGGACCTGAGCTATAATATATTCAACGACAGCATTTTATCACATCTGAGTGGACTTTCATCCCTCAAGTCTTTAAATTTATCAGGCAATATGTTGCTAGGATCGACGGCTGTCAATG GTTCAAGGAAGCTGGACTTCCTGCAGTCATTGCGTTCATTGCCATCCCTGAAGACCCTTTCTCTCAAGGATACTAATTTAAGTCAAG gAACTTTCTTCAATTTAAGCACCCTTGAAGAATTGCATCTAGATAATACTTCTCTCCCAATAAACTTTCTCCAGAACATTGGAGCATTGCCTGCTCTTAAAGTTTTGTCTGTTGGTGAATGTGACCTCCATGGCACCCTACCTGCTCAAG GTTGGTGTGAATTGAAGAATCTGAAGCAGTTAGATCTCTTTAGAAATAATTTAGGAGGTTCACTCCCAGATTGTTTGGGGAACTTGTCATCTTTACAACTATTAGATGTTTCTGAAAACCAGTTTACTGGAAATATTGCCTCCGGTCCTCTTACCAACCTCATATCCCTTGAATTCCTCTCACTATCAAATAACCTCTTTGAAGTTCCCATTTCAATAAAGCCTTTCTTGAACCACTCAAGCCTCAAGTTCTTCTCTAGTGAGAACAACAGACTAGTAACAGAACCCGCTGCCTTTGATAATTTGATTCCCAAGTTCCAACTAGTCTTTTTCCGCTTGTCAAGTAGGCCAACATCAGAAGCATTCAATGTAGATATTCCTGACTTTCTCTATTACCAATACGACTTAATAACCCTTGATCTCTCCCACAACAACATCACCGGAATGTTTCCTTCGTGGTTGCTTAAGAACAATACACGATTGGAGCAACTATATCTGAGCGACAACTCCTTTGTTGGTACTTTACAGTTGCAAGATCACCCATATTTGAATTTGGCCGAATTAGATATTTCCAACAATAACATGAACGGTCAAATTTCaaaagatatttgtttaatctttcaaaatctATGGACCTTAAGGATGGCTAAGAATGGATTCACAGGTTGTATTCCTTCTTGTTTAGGAAATATTAGCTCTCTTTCATTTTTAGATTTATCCAACAATCAATTGTCTACAGTACAACTAGAACAACTAACAACAATATGGGTTCTCAAGCTGTCAAACAACAATTTGGGTGGGCAAATACCGACCTCGGTGTTCAATTATTCTCGCCTGAATTTTCTTTACCTAAGTGGTAACAACTTTTGGGGTAAGATATCAGATTTTCCATTACATGGGTGGAAAGTATGGAATGTATTAGATTTGAGTAACAATCAATTTTCAGGCATGCTTCCAAGGAGCTTCGTTAATTTTTCGAACCTTGGAGTAATTGATTTGTCCAGAAACCATTTTAAGGGTCCGATCCCAAGAGACTTTTGTAAGTTTGACCAGCTTGAATATTTGGACTTTTCTGAGAACAACTTGTCTGGATATATACCATCTTGTTTTAGTCCACCACAAATAACCCATGTGCATCTATCCAAAAATGGATTGAGTGGTCCATTAACATATGGATTTTATAACAGCTCTTCCCTGGTTACAATGGATCTTCAAGAAAACAGCTTCACCGGCTCCATTCCAAATTGGATTCGCAATCTTTCATCATTGAGTGTTCTTCTTCTGAGGGCTAATCATTTTGATGGTGAGCTCCCTATTCAGTTATGCTTGTTAGAACAATTAAGCATTTTGGATGTTTCACACAACCAGCTCTCTGGTCCACTACCCTCCTGTTTAGGCAATCTTACTTTCAAGGAAAGTTACCAGAAAGCGATATTGGGAGTCGGATATGGTATTGTATCAACGCCAGAAAAAGCTTATTATGAAACAATAGGCCCACCACTAGTGGATAGTGTGTACAACctgagaaattttgttttgcttaacTTTACAGAAGAAGTGACAGAATTTACAactaaaaatatgtattatggATACAAGGGGAAAGTTCTCAGCTACATGTCTGGTATTGATCTCTCCAACAACAACTTCATAGGAGCAATCCCACCAGAATTTGGAAACTTAAGTGAGATACTGTCCTTAAACTTATCACATAACAATCTCACTGGATCTATCCCTGCAACATTCTCAAACCTAAAGCAGATTGAGAGTTTGGATCTTTCTTACAACAATTTGAATGGTGTCATCCCTCCACAACTTACTGAAGTTACCACACTGGAAGTTTTTAGTGTGGCATATAATAACTTGTCAGGTAAGACACCTGAGAGAAAATATCAGTTTGGGACCTTCGATGAAAGCTGTTACAAAGGAAATCCTTTCATGTGTGGACCCCCATTGCGAAACAATTGTAGTGAGGAAGCAGTGTCGTCACAGCCAGGGCCTAAGGATGAACAAGGAGATGATGGTTTCATAGACATGGAGTTTTTCTACATCAGTTTCGGTGTATGTTACACAGTTGTGGTGATGACAATTGCAGCAGTTCTCTACATCAATCCATTTTGGCGACGCAGGTGGTTGTTCTTCATCGAAGACTGCATAGATACTTACTACTATTTTGTGGTGGCTAGTTTTTGCAAGTTCTCCAACTTCAGAACATGA